Proteins encoded in a region of the bacterium genome:
- a CDS encoding DNA methyltransferase, producing MKNLKSNQNQKIDITYVDISQLKPSVYNPRKWTPEAMENLKESIRRFGAVDPVIVNCGAGRENVLIGGHMRIQSLKELGEKTVPVVFVNIPDQEKEKELNIRLNKNAGEFDLDLLAEFDPNLLAGIGFSSEEIDQIFEVDDTPEEFDLQKELAKLDIKEIELKKGDVVQLGESRLMVGDSTIKEDVFKLMNGEKADMCLTDPPYILDYLHGKTKHGTATKGFGYKRDRQYLETDSLPPDFTELWMNNIAEIQKPSFSIIVYELWKNIREIWGEMEKHWRVKNMIVWHLPNRHQGFSAKYKFFSKHDIAMVGASKSTDLEFNYTPEQDGLQEEYETALYAISGKPHWEGYKKGKKIMPTDFIEYNASDEKHSGQGVVFGTKPVEILIPYIKVLTKRGDLVVEPFGGSGSTLIAATKMKRRCYIMEKSPVYAEVIKKRWEKLTGQKGMKIL from the coding sequence ATGAAAAATTTAAAGTCTAACCAAAATCAGAAAATTGATATCACTTATGTAGACATCAGCCAACTCAAGCCAAGCGTATACAATCCTCGCAAGTGGACACCTGAAGCGATGGAAAACTTAAAAGAAAGTATTCGCCGTTTTGGTGCTGTTGACCCAGTTATAGTGAACTGCGGAGCTGGACGTGAGAATGTGCTTATCGGTGGACATATGCGCATTCAATCGTTGAAGGAACTCGGCGAAAAAACCGTACCTGTGGTTTTTGTAAACATACCAGATCAGGAAAAAGAAAAAGAACTGAATATTCGCTTAAATAAAAATGCAGGTGAATTCGATCTAGATTTACTCGCAGAGTTCGATCCAAATCTGTTAGCAGGCATCGGTTTTTCGAGTGAAGAAATAGATCAAATCTTTGAAGTAGACGATACGCCTGAAGAATTTGATCTGCAAAAAGAACTCGCCAAACTGGATATCAAGGAAATTGAGCTAAAGAAGGGTGATGTCGTACAGCTCGGAGAAAGCCGGCTCATGGTTGGAGATTCCACCATAAAAGAAGATGTTTTCAAACTAATGAACGGGGAAAAAGCCGATATGTGCCTGACGGACCCACCTTACATTTTGGATTACCTTCACGGTAAAACCAAACACGGAACGGCAACGAAAGGTTTTGGTTACAAACGCGACCGGCAGTATCTCGAAACAGATTCCCTGCCTCCAGACTTTACTGAACTCTGGATGAATAACATAGCAGAAATCCAAAAACCTAGTTTCTCTATCATTGTCTACGAATTATGGAAAAATATTCGTGAGATTTGGGGTGAGATGGAAAAACATTGGAGGGTAAAGAACATGATCGTGTGGCACTTGCCGAATCGACATCAGGGATTCTCTGCGAAGTATAAGTTTTTTTCCAAGCACGATATCGCGATGGTTGGGGCAAGTAAAAGTACTGATCTCGAATTTAATTATACACCCGAACAAGATGGCCTACAAGAAGAATACGAAACGGCACTCTACGCCATTTCTGGAAAACCTCACTGGGAAGGGTACAAAAAAGGCAAGAAGATAATGCCGACGGATTTCATCGAATATAACGCTAGCGATGAAAAACATTCTGGACAAGGGGTAGTGTTTGGAACCAAACCAGTTGAAATATTAATCCCCTACATAAAAGTGCTCACAAAAAGAGGCGACCTTGTTGTTGAGCCATTTGGTGGGAGCGGTTCAACTCTCATCGCAGCAACAAAAATGAAGCGCCGTTGTTACATCATGGAAAAATCACCCGTGTATGCCGAAGTAATTAAAAAACGCTGGGAGAAACTTACAGGCCAGAAAGGAATGAAAATTTTATGA
- a CDS encoding site-specific DNA-methyltransferase: MKLSDIEKRDVIKYLEAGKPLPEKYRFLLFDDDREVELVWNGKTNEVTNVVLPFQVIEQIDEPRSDGKINMQNTLFDTSGRQISGWTNKLIWGDNKLILSSLKNGPLRKEIEAQGGLKLIYIDPPFDVGADFSMNIEIGEESFTKKPSVIEEIAFRDTWGNGADSFIAMIYERLKLMYDLLADDGSIYVHCDWRVNSYMRLVLDEIFGKNNFRNEIIWYYYNKMQGNVGRFASNHDTIIWYSKTNKYKFLPIREKREQMVKQIKRVWDKNTSKLVNAKDENGHVIYIEATERTIDDVWRISMLQPADKTQNLEYPTQKPEALIERIIRASSNEGDLVADFFCGSGSTIAVAEKLGRKWIGSDLGKFGIHTSRKRMVGVQRELKKASKDFRAFEVLNVGRYERENYLSVNDDLRAEEKAKQAERKEKEFVKLIISAYKAESVESFVNIVGKKRDRLVAVGPINMPVSSKLVQDIVTECKEKGITKIDVLGFDYEMGLDFSEYKDHGIDIAFRIIPREVFDKKVVEKGQVKFYDVAFIEVKSIVKGGKNNKEVAIELTDFSVFYNQDDSGEIAEALRPGASKIVVEDGQVVKISKDKKSEEISKEILTKKWSDWIDYWAVDFDFASRKEIIKVMENGKEKEVWTGDYIFDNEWQSFRTKKNRNLDLISAFKPVPKGNYKVAVKVVDIFGNDTTKVIEVRV; this comes from the coding sequence ATGAAACTGTCGGATATTGAAAAAAGGGATGTAATCAAATACTTGGAAGCTGGGAAGCCACTGCCGGAGAAGTATCGTTTTTTGCTGTTTGACGATGACCGTGAAGTTGAGCTTGTTTGGAATGGGAAAACAAATGAAGTGACAAATGTGGTTCTACCTTTTCAAGTGATAGAACAAATAGACGAGCCGAGGAGTGATGGAAAGATTAATATGCAAAATACACTTTTCGATACTTCTGGAAGACAGATTTCTGGTTGGACTAACAAGTTAATTTGGGGTGATAACAAACTCATTCTTTCTTCGCTTAAAAACGGCCCATTGCGAAAAGAAATAGAAGCGCAGGGTGGTTTGAAATTGATTTATATTGATCCTCCATTTGATGTGGGTGCGGATTTTTCAATGAATATTGAAATTGGTGAAGAGTCTTTTACAAAAAAGCCTTCAGTGATTGAAGAAATTGCTTTTCGTGATACTTGGGGGAATGGCGCTGATAGCTTCATTGCAATGATTTATGAGCGATTAAAATTGATGTATGACCTATTAGCGGATGATGGAAGTATTTATGTGCATTGCGACTGGAGAGTGAATAGCTACATGCGTCTAGTGTTAGATGAGATTTTCGGAAAGAATAATTTCAGAAACGAAATAATTTGGTATTATTACAATAAAATGCAAGGGAATGTGGGTCGTTTTGCCTCAAATCACGATACGATTATTTGGTACTCAAAGACTAATAAATATAAATTTTTACCAATTAGAGAGAAGCGGGAGCAAATGGTGAAACAAATAAAAAGAGTATGGGATAAGAACACTAGTAAACTTGTGAATGCGAAAGACGAAAATGGTCATGTTATTTATATTGAGGCTACAGAACGAACAATTGACGATGTCTGGCGGATTTCGATGCTACAACCAGCAGATAAGACTCAGAATTTAGAGTATCCAACACAAAAGCCAGAAGCACTTATTGAAAGAATTATAAGAGCCTCTTCAAATGAAGGCGATCTTGTCGCCGACTTTTTCTGTGGCTCGGGATCGACCATTGCTGTTGCAGAAAAACTTGGAAGAAAATGGATCGGATCTGATTTGGGAAAATTTGGTATTCATACTTCTAGAAAGAGAATGGTTGGAGTGCAGAGAGAACTAAAAAAAGCAAGTAAGGATTTTCGCGCATTTGAAGTATTAAACGTGGGGAGATATGAACGTGAAAATTATCTATCCGTAAATGATGATTTGCGTGCAGAGGAAAAAGCCAAACAAGCAGAAAGAAAAGAAAAAGAATTTGTGAAATTAATTATATCGGCATATAAGGCGGAATCAGTAGAATCGTTTGTGAATATTGTAGGCAAGAAAAGAGATCGTTTGGTGGCAGTGGGTCCAATAAATATGCCGGTTTCCTCAAAACTAGTGCAAGACATTGTGACGGAGTGTAAAGAAAAAGGAATTACTAAAATTGATGTTCTTGGCTTCGATTATGAGATGGGCTTGGATTTTTCAGAATATAAAGATCATGGAATTGATATTGCTTTTCGGATTATTCCAAGAGAAGTATTTGATAAAAAAGTAGTTGAAAAAGGGCAAGTAAAATTTTATGATGTGGCATTTATTGAAGTTAAGTCAATTGTTAAAGGCGGAAAAAACAATAAAGAAGTAGCGATTGAGCTTACTGACTTTTCTGTTTTCTATAATCAAGACGATTCGGGGGAAATAGCGGAAGCGTTGCGACCGGGCGCGTCAAAGATCGTTGTGGAAGACGGGCAAGTCGTAAAAATTTCAAAAGATAAAAAAAGTGAGGAAATTTCAAAAGAAATTTTAACAAAAAAATGGAGCGATTGGATTGACTATTGGGCTGTGGACTTCGATTTTGCTAGTAGAAAAGAAATAATCAAAGTTATGGAAAATGGCAAGGAAAAAGAAGTCTGGACTGGCGATTATATTTTCGATAACGAATGGCAGAGTTTTAGAACAAAAAAGAACAGAAATCTGGATCTCATTTCCGCGTTCAAGCCTGTACCAAAAGGAAACTACAAAGTCGCGGTTAAAGTCGTAGATATTTTTGGAAACGACACGACAAAAGTAATTGAGGTTAGGGTTTGA
- a CDS encoding AIPR family protein, with product MNLNYQLIKKEVNGIDKKLATQAKAHDDGKKFSLLVLKKLSGYRGQKLLKFYSDSGGDHQIDSVYLYEGKDELVINIVTCIFSSKPQATFSDKDITDFIIGLHYLLFGGDAPVDINEKIKEIKSEIDEQKESYENNYSVSVKFVSSADVVLNHDSKAQMTKFQNEITTSGIDFSFEEINGQNISAMFSSRVVLKTAIPIKLSGRSYYPLTAKEGFICRLPVNELIKIYFGFKDGLKDYKGYGDYLFTDNIRKDLGIERKINQKIYETATDDAASEEFEYFNNGLTILYDEISGAVTGDSPSIYLKGLQVVNGCQTVNTLIRAHNDGKLSESIYITCRFIKRTDDQKFVQSVITYTNSQNAISERDLHSNDPVQYNIQTLLDKYHVFYERKLNEFKDVSETALIIDALDAAQAYLCCELKRPNKAKQEKRKLFGVLYEEIFDSKKSDLAHRLLISHLVLDAVLVRQAEHRQKKLKTKKAGKTPKYKIDDLVISHGSYHIAARLYQKWFGADSDLEKTAKNKKLPKCFNEDYKKTIEEIAMTIEKSGTQREDIPKYFKANHLL from the coding sequence ATGAATCTAAATTACCAATTGATTAAAAAAGAAGTTAATGGAATTGATAAGAAACTTGCAACACAAGCCAAGGCTCATGACGACGGAAAGAAATTTTCGTTGTTGGTGTTAAAAAAACTGTCTGGATACAGAGGGCAGAAATTATTAAAATTTTATTCAGACAGCGGTGGTGATCATCAAATAGACTCAGTTTATCTGTATGAAGGTAAAGATGAATTAGTAATCAATATTGTCACGTGTATTTTTAGTTCTAAACCTCAAGCTACGTTTTCGGATAAAGATATAACAGATTTTATTATTGGTCTGCACTATTTGTTGTTTGGAGGAGATGCTCCGGTGGATATAAACGAAAAAATAAAGGAAATAAAATCAGAAATCGATGAGCAAAAAGAATCTTACGAAAACAATTACTCAGTAAGTGTTAAATTTGTTTCAAGTGCTGATGTGGTATTGAATCATGATAGTAAAGCTCAAATGACAAAGTTTCAGAATGAAATAACCACATCGGGTATAGATTTTTCTTTTGAGGAAATAAATGGTCAAAATATTTCCGCAATGTTTTCTTCTAGAGTTGTTCTGAAAACGGCGATTCCAATAAAACTATCAGGAAGATCATATTATCCACTTACCGCAAAAGAAGGGTTTATATGTAGATTGCCAGTGAATGAATTAATAAAAATTTACTTTGGATTTAAAGACGGTTTAAAGGATTACAAAGGATATGGCGACTATCTATTCACGGATAATATTAGAAAAGATTTGGGTATAGAGAGAAAAATTAATCAAAAAATTTACGAAACGGCTACTGATGATGCCGCGTCGGAAGAATTCGAGTATTTTAATAACGGTTTAACGATTCTTTACGATGAAATTTCTGGTGCTGTGACAGGAGATAGTCCGTCAATATATTTAAAAGGACTGCAGGTTGTAAATGGATGCCAAACGGTAAATACTTTAATTAGGGCACATAATGATGGTAAGCTTTCTGAAAGTATTTATATTACTTGTAGATTTATTAAGCGCACGGATGATCAAAAATTTGTTCAGTCTGTTATAACTTACACAAACTCGCAAAATGCGATTTCTGAGAGAGATTTACATTCCAATGATCCAGTCCAGTATAATATTCAGACCTTGTTGGACAAGTATCATGTATTTTATGAACGCAAACTGAATGAATTCAAGGATGTCTCGGAAACAGCATTGATAATTGATGCTCTCGATGCTGCACAGGCCTATCTTTGTTGTGAACTTAAAAGACCAAACAAGGCGAAGCAGGAAAAGAGGAAATTATTTGGTGTTCTTTATGAGGAGATATTTGATTCTAAGAAGTCTGATCTGGCGCATCGATTGCTTATTTCACACTTGGTCTTGGATGCTGTTTTGGTGAGACAGGCTGAACATAGACAGAAGAAACTAAAGACAAAAAAAGCAGGAAAGACTCCAAAATATAAGATAGATGATCTTGTCATTTCACATGGTTCATATCACATAGCGGCAAGATTGTATCAAAAGTGGTTTGGGGCTGATTCAGATTTAGAAAAAACCGCAAAGAATAAGAAGTTACCAAAGTGCTTCAACGAAGACTATAAAAAGACGATAGAAGAAATCGCTATGACAATTGAAAAATCTGGAACACAACGCGAAGATATACCAAAATATTTCAAAGCAAACCACTTATTATAA